The sequence below is a genomic window from Dyadobacter chenwenxiniae.
GATCTCTACTGCTGCTACTATGCCAACTTCTGATCCCGAAGAAAAGAAAGCCCTTAATCCAAAGCTGTCCGCTTACATTGACACCATTAAAGAAGACTTCTCAAAAATACCCCAAGACCGGGTAGAAGCGCTTGACAAGATTGCTGCATTTATCCAAAATCAAGTTAAAGCTTCTCAGCCTGTACAGCTTACCTACATCTGTACCCACAATTCCAGACGCAGCCACTTCGGGCAAATCTGGGGAGCAACTGCTGCTGCTTACTATAACATACCCCATGTAAAAACATATTCTGGCGGCACAGAGGCCAGCGCGTTCAATGAAAGGGCTGTCGCTGCTTGCGAGAGGGCAGGTTTTGATATCACAAAAACATCAGAAGGCAAAAATCCAGTCTATGCTGTGAGCTACGGGGCGGGAACTGAACCATTGAAAGCATTCTCAAAAAAGTATGATGACGCCAGCAATCCCCAAAGCAATTTCTGCGCAGTCATGACATGCTCACAGGCTGATGAAGCTTGCCCGGTTGTAAAAGGTGCCACTGCGCGGGTTGCTGTTCCTTATAATGACCCGAAAGCGTTTGATGGTACCGCGCAAGAAACGGCAAAGTACGACGAGCGCTGCAAACAGATCGCAACAGAAACACTGTATGTTTTTTCAAAAGTGAAAATCTAGTCGTTTAAATGTGTCAGATACTGACGAACCAAGCAATTGTCAACCAGTATTGATGCGCTTTTACCGGAGCATTAAATTCATTCACGCGGTATTCCAGGCCAAGCTCGATCTTGTTATTATCGGAAGCATTATATCCCAAGGCAAGTAGTCCGCGTATTTCTAAATCTGGATCGCTGTCTGAAAAAATGCCCAGATATTCATTATTTGCTTTTCCATAAAATTCCTTAGGGTCGACTTGCTGACCGTTCAGGGGCAATTCCAACCCCAATCGGTATCGCAGGCGGAATTCCGCAGCATTATCAGGACTGAAAGTCTCATCAGCCACTATGCGGTGTGCAACACTGAGCACCTCCAAGTTTTTTACATGATTAAACTGCTGTATGAAACGATGTGTAAACCGGCCGTCTTCCAACCTGACCAGATAACCGCCACCGACCGTATTGTCGGCGGACACTTTTTTGGTCAGTATAAAGTTTAGATCTGTTCTTTCGTAATCAAACCGATGACTGGCTAGCACTTCCGGCTTTTTGCTGGAAAATATTTGCCGGGTTTCCAGCTTCGTATTTAACTTCCAGGTCTCAGCTATTTTGACATTAACATTGATTTGAGAAAGCGTCCCTGCCCTGTAATTGGCTTGACTTAGTGCCGTAACGGGAATTATGACATATAACAAACCAGTTAGAAAAAATTTATACATCAGTACATTAAGTTATCAGTATTACGCTGCACAATCTCGCTAATACGCACAATCGTTCCATCACTTTCAGCGAGCACTTCAAAATAGGTTTCGATTTTATCCCGATAACCTTTTACGACTAGCTCGTACCTGATCAGGACATCATTCACAGCCCTATCCTGGTTCAGGGACTCTTTCAGGGCTTGGGCGGACCCGCTCCAATGAATCTGGGTTTTGTCAATCTTGTAGCGCGAAAATACTTTGCTCAGTGTATCTTCTAAATTTGTCCGGCCTTTTGCATTCATTTTACTGATGCCCGATAATATTTCAACATCCTGAATATTTCCCGCTTCATCGAATTCAATGCTAAACCGTTTCCCCGAAGATTTCAGCTTTGCTTCTATGGTTTTTCCGGTAAGGCTTTCTTCCCGGTACCAATGAATTTTAGGTTTTTTAAAAACCGAAGTAACAAACTCCATTGCCTTTTGGGGAACAGCATCCGGCTTGATGCTATATTCCCGCTCATATTTTTTTTGAGCCAGACAGGGCGTCCATAGCAACCATGCAATCAGGCCAAAAAGTAATTTTAAGAAGCTTTTTTTTAAAGTCATCAGAGCTTGGGATAAATGTATTCAGCCTTATATTTTCATACCAAAGAGAAATCAATGGGGCTCAATATCTTTTTCACTACAATATGGGTAATGTTTTAGGGTAGCAGGCGATCTTCTCCTTGCTGGTAATGTTCGTGGGTTTTTACAGGAGCATTTTTGGATTTATTCATGCGCATCTGGAACACATCCACCAACAGTGAAAACGCCATAGAGAAGTAAATGTAGCCCTTTGGAATTTCAAGTCCGAAGCCCTCGCTGACCAGAGAAAAGCCAATCAGTAACAAAAATGACAAAGCGAGCATTTTGAATGCCGGATGCCGGTTTACAAAATTACTGATCGTTTCGGCAGCCACCAGCATTAATATCACCGTTGCAATAACTGCCACATACATTACCCAGACTTCCTTTACCATTCCAATAGCGGTGATGATCGAATCGATGGAAAAAACCATATCCATGATCAGTATTTGCGTGAGAACCTGCCCAAATGAGGAAGCTTTTATCTGTTTACTCTGGTCGCCCTCCTCCCCTTCCATTTTGTGGTAAATCTCAGTCGCACTTTTGTAGAGCAGAAACAAACCTCCCGCGAGCAGAACAAGTTCTTTCCCCGAGAAGCCTTCACCAAAAACCACAAACAGGTCTTTATCCAGCTTCATAATAAGGGAAATGAGCAGCAGGAGGCCAATGCGCATAACACCGGCAAGTATCAGGCCGTATTGCCTGGCTTTCTTCTGCTGATCTGCCGGAAGCTTCGCTGCGATAATTGATATAAAAATGACGTTATCAATGCCAAGAACCGCTTCCAAAGCGACCAGCGACAAGAGTGACACGATGATTTCGAATTCCATAAGAATTTGCTGATTAAGTTTTTATTATAAGGACTAGCACCGTGTTAACGCTCCGTTCTAAATGATTTGACTTTGGCATGCCAGTACATTATTTCAATATAAATTTCTTTCCAAAGCTATTTTCTGTAAATTTACAACTGTAAAAATAAAAATGCAACAAATTGCTTGCCTCATTCCTCAGCTGCGGTTCAGGAGCGCCTTTTTGTGCATCGATTCTGGTCAGAGATCCAAAAGAGTTCTTGAATTTAAGATAAACAATACGCTTCTGCCCTCCTCAATTCCTTAAATATTTAGAATCGACCTGGATATTTTCGCAGACATCTCCTTCCTGAAACAAGTATTGACCCTTCCCTGATTTTTTTGGTGTCAGATATGCTTTTGTAATCTGCTCCACTGATTCCAAACAATGGAACCCTCTCACCAAACCTCTGGAAAAACACTTTTTACATCAGCTGTTGCCTTCAGACAAACAGTTCAAACAACGATTTGAAGTTATCCAATTTTAAGGGCACAACCATTTCGAAAGGAATATGGAGCGTGCGTCTACATATAATCGGTATATATCGACACTTTTTATCAGTTCTCCCGAAAGCAGGAGTATCTGTAAATATTGCGGCCAAATGATAAAGCACAATGTTCACAACTCAACGCCTTTTTAGTTTTCAATCAGTAATGTCCTAATGAATAATTTCATTACAAAATCATCATTGCTCCTACTTGTGGCATCTATTGCCATCAGGTTGTCGAGCTGTGAAAGTGATTATGTGAACTTAAAACGGAAGCAGTTCGAAAAAGAGCTTATCGGCTTGAACCGAAAGAACCTAGTGAGCTTCATGATTGGGGATATCGAATACATTGTTGCAAAAAATCCCAATAAAACGATCGCAAACAAGACACATTTATGGGCTTATAATACCAAAACGAAGATCTGGTCGCAGATGGCGGATTCTCCGGAAGCCAGTCAGATCGACACTAACTTATCCATCCCGGATGTCAAGCATAATGGCGCAAACGGGAAAGGAGGATCTGCCGATTGGAAGTATGATCCCACCAGCAATAGCTGGAAGAAAATGTAATCGAACCCTGCACTCCACACCATAAATTCATTTAAAATCACTCAATATCCTGGTAATTAATGAAAATCAATAGTTGTTTTTACAAAAGATTTTATACAAATCTTGGGCTCAATATGATATTATGCTTACATCTTTTGCTTACTTCTTGCCAATGGGGTGATGACATTCAAGCCCTTGAACAACCGAATCTCGACGATTACTCAGTGCAATTTTCAGATACATTAACGGTTCAGCTTTCAACCGTCGGGTCTGACTCGTTGATGACCGGCGGACCATCGAGAATGCTGTTCGGAAATTATACCGATCCTTATTTCGGGACAGTGCAGTGCGCGCGACCAGTTTTTTCCAGCCCACAACAGACGGAGGAATAAGTATTGCCAACGACGCAGAATATGATTCACTGATCCTCTCGCTGCCATACGACCGATATAACTATGGTGATACTACCCGGGTCATTAAACCTAACCGTCCACCGGCTCCTGAAAGACATTCTTGACAAATCTTCCTATTGGAGCGGCAACGCTACCGAATATGAGGTGGTGAACATCGGGAAAACCAAGTTTGTCCCCAGGCCTTACACCACCGATCTCCTGAAAATCAAGCTATCGGACCAGATTGGCAAACAGGTCTTTGATTTGGCTAAGGAAAACTTGCTGTCTTCCAATACGGACTGGATCAACATCGTAAAAGGCCTGGTTATTATACCAGGGAAAACTGACAATGGTGCAATACTTGGATTTAAGATCGGAGGCGATAGCTGCTCTGTACAATTGCATTACCATACACCACTTGTAAGCGGATACCAAAAGGACTCGGCGATATTCAAAGTCACTGCGAGCTATAATCAGATTCAAGGAAACTATGCGGGTTCACAGCTAGCCAAGATGCCTGCAAATAAACATATAGCGTTACCATCGGCCCAGTCTGGCAACCTGGCTTTTCTACAGGCAGGCATGGGCAACATGATCCGGGTTGATTTACCATTTCTCAAACATTACAAATCACTAAAAAATACCGCTGTCAATCGTGCATACCTGAGGATAAGGCCTTTTCGTCCGTCAGTCACCAATGCTTTGAGGGTTCCCCAGGCACTATATGTATACCGCTGTGATAAAAACAACCAGTTTTATGTGTCCGGGGACGGAACGCCTCTCCCATTATATTATCTGGCAGCGGCGAGCCAGGCAACCGGGGTTTCGAGCAGGTATATTTATGATTATGTTGCTAATGACGAATATTACCTGCTCGATCTCACTGCATATGCGACAGAAATGATTGCTTCGGAGACAGACGACGTCGGCGGGCTCATCATACGCAGCGGGCCGTTTAGCTCCAGTTCATCCTATCGCGATGCAGACACAGAGTTCAGCAAGAGCGTCGACCGGCTTGTCGTTGCTAATCAGCACCATTCGCAACCCGGCGTAAAACTGGAATTTTACTACACCTACATCAAGCAATAACAGGCTCCGCACATTGACCCAACAGAACTAACACGATGCCGACCCATTTTTCGAGGTTCTGATGCTCGGCTTTAACGACGTAAAGAGTCGATTTCTATACAGAAAACTGCTTTTTATCTACACAATTCATCGGCGGGTACCGCTGGAAAGTATTGTTTGGTAGCGATCCATTATTCGTAATAATTCACAAAACTATTTTTTATGTTCAGTACATTAAGAAAGATTTCTTTGACCCTTCTGGCCGCATCAATGGCATTCACGCTACCCAGCTGTGAGAACGATGACGTCGACCTGCAAGGTAACTGGTTCAGAAAGGGCCTTCCCAGTTTTGGAGGCTCAATTCGCACGAACGCAGTAAGCTTCGTGATTGGTGATATCGGCTACATTGGCACGGGTTATACCAATGAAACAGTTGCGAGAGTGAAGGATTTCTGGGCTTACAACACCAAGACAAAAATCTGGTCACAGGTTGCGGATTTTCCGGGGACTGGCCGCAATAATGCCACTGCATTTGTCCTGAAAGGCAAAGGTTATGTAGGGACAGGTTATGACTACATCCTGACCGATAACAACGGATACAAAAAAGACTTTTACCAATACGACCCCGTGGGCAACAAGTGGTCCAAAAAAGCTGATTTCGCAGGAGGAACCCGTCAATTTTCCACTTCTTTCGTTGTGAATGATCGTGCGTTTGTTGGCCTGGGATACAATGGAACAAATACATTCCAGGATTTCTACGAATACGACCCTACTGGCGACAAATGGGTTGAAATGGCAACATTTATAGGCGGGAAACGTACGGGAGCAATCACATTTACGATTGATAACACTGCATACGTCGGTTTCGGAAGAAGTAACTCAGGAACCCAGAGCAAAGATTTCTACAGTTTTGACCCATCAGGAGGCGACGGTAAGGGAGCCTGGACGCGCATTGAGTTTGAAGACGACTTCGACGAGGACGACTTCCCGGCGCGCGCCTTCGGACTGGCTATGGTCATTAATAGCAAAGCATACATTGTAGGCGGTGAAGGAAGGTCCGATGTTTGGGAGTATGACGCCCGGACAAATGACTGGACTGAGAGAGCGTCATTTCCCGGATCAGCGCGCGGGTATGCAGGAGGCTTCGTTGTGGGCAGTATCGGTTATTTTGGAACAGGCAGCTCCAATGGCACCGGCGGTGGAACCGATGATTTTTGGGGGTTTGACCCTACTCAGGAAACTGACGATGACGACGATATATGAAAAAGAAAAATTTCATTGATCTGGCCATCAGCATATTTGCCCTGACAGCCATTTACGCTTTATTCTCTCAAAATGAAGATAAAAGCCATATCATGAGCCCCTCCCAATTCAGCACAGAGGCTTTTGAAACGGATCGCGGATGGGGTTACCGGATTCGCCAGGATACGACAACTGTCATTGAACAACGATCCGTTCTGCATATTGCAGGAAACCAGGGCTTTCAGACAAAGCAGCAAGCATTGGTGACTGCACAGCTCGTGAAACACAAACTCGACCATGGCATTTTCCCTCCCGTCCTCAGCCGGCAAGAGCTGGACAGTCTTGGGATCAGGAATCAGTAGATTTTAAATCAAGCATACATACTTTTATTATGCCGCTATTTCTGAGGAAGCAGCAACTTGGAATACTTGTGTTTTTAGTTTTCTCCATTTCATTTGAAGCTTCGGCACAACGTGTGTTTGCGAATGCTGTCCAAGGTGTTAACAGGAGTTATCTTTTTTATTCCAACACTAGCAATAACGACTATAATAGCAACAAACCCGTTGTCATCGTTCTGCATAAAAACGGAGAAACTGCACGCGAAGCATTTTCAAAAGCTGCATGGAAATCCCTCAAAGAACCGGCTATTCTGGTTTTTCCAAACGCTATCGAAAATACGTGGAATTGCAAGGACGAAGCTTCTCTTGCGAAGGATGTCCAGTTCCTGAGGTTCATTCTTTCGGAGACCTACAGCAATTTTCACCACAACCGAAACCGGGTATTTGTTGTGGGAGACAAGGATAATGCATGTGTCATAGAGCGTTTCCAGCAGCAATATCCAAAAGCATTGGCCGCTTTTGAAACCTGGAAACAAGGAAGTGAGAAAGACAGTTTAATTGCCCTCGGCGGTGTGCAAAAACTGCTTGGGAATCCAGTGCAAGCCGATACATCGTATGCATTATGGAGCGATCCCTCCATCAGGAAGAAGATGGACCCGATCGATTCTCTTAAAGGATACAGGTTACATAACAGGCTCGTCATAGAGTTCCGGTATGGCGGTTTTGCCATGCTGGGCTCAGTGCGGACGGGGATTTCTGACGGGACTTATGCCAAGTTATACAAGTCCCACTCCTTTATGGACATTCATCTCACCAAATGGATGAACGATTCCATGGCCTGGTTCATCGACATAGGCAGGCTGAAAGTTCCGCAAACCCAGGAAGCGACGGAAAGCGGGACAATGAGAACAGGCGGTGGGATGATCATGCCCCTTACGCTGGGTTTTAAATATGCGCTTCCAAAGGTCAGGGCCCACCCTTATTTCTTATTGGGATCGGGCATCATGCAGGTGATGGTGTTCGGGGGCAGGATGAACCCCGGCGCCATGACCTCGGGAGTCCGACCTAACCTGAATGCTGAAATGAGGATGGTGTTCCATACTACGATAGGCACTGGCATTGATCTCAGGTTCGCAAAGCGATTCACTGCCGGCGCTCACCTCCGTTACCTGCATTCCGCCAACTTTGAAAGTGCAGGAGAAGTCGACGCAATCCGGGGATTTAATCTCAATGTCGGTCTGGGCTACGTCATCAATGCCAACAGCCTCAAAAAGCTTCCGTTTCCTCTTAATAGTAAAAAATGAATAAGTTTTCTATTCCTTTTCCTCTAAGTGTCTGCTGTGGTTTGGTGCTGCTTTTTATGGCAGCCACCACTGCGGCAGTTGGGCAAAACAAATTTACCATCAGTGGAACGATGAAGGATAAGTCAAACGGGGAAACCCTGATCGGAGCCAGCATCTTTGTAAAGGAAAATCCATCAGCCGGTGCTGTAACCAATGTCTATGGCTTTTATTCCATCACCCTGCCGCAAGGCTCCTACACGTTGGAATATTCCTATATCGGTTACGAAAAGGTGGTGAGAGAACTCGTACTGACGAGCAATGTAGCAGCTGACATTGAGTTGCCGGCTTTGTCCAGGGTTCTCGATGAAGTCAGGATTGTCGACGAAAGCAGGATTTCTACCTCCCGTAACTTTGAAATGAGTGTGAATAAGCTGGACATTAAGACCATTCAGAAGCTGCCCGCTCTGATGGGGGAAGTGGATATCGTCAAGAGCTTGCAGTTTCTACCCGGTGTCAGCCAGGTTGGCGAGGGTTCATCAGGTTTCAATGTCCGTGGCGGCAGTGTTGGGCAAAATCTTGTATTGCTCGACGAAGCTCCGGTTTATAATTCCTCACACATGCTAGGCTTCTTTTCGGTTTTTAATCCGGATGCCGTAAAAGATGTGAAATTGTACAAAGGAGCCATCCCGGCAGAATATGGCGGCCGGATTAGTTCGGTGCTGGATGTCCGGTTGAAAGAAGGGAATAATAAGAAGACCGAAGTTGATGGCGGCATCGGGTTCATATTCAGCAGGCTGGCTGTTCAGGGACCACTTGTTAAGGATAAATCTTCCTACCTGATTGCTGTACGGCGATCCTACATTGACGGATTATCTACGCTTCTGACCAGCAATAATTTTGGATTAAATTTTTATGATATAACCGTTAAAACCAATTACACATTAAATCAGAAAAACCGCTTGTATCTCTCTGGCTTCTTCGGTCGCGACAATTTTGGTTTGTCGGATGATGCCAAATTCAACTGGGGCAATAAATCGGGAACGCTGCGTTGGAACACGGTCATTAATAGTAAATTGTTTGCGAATGTTTCCG
It includes:
- a CDS encoding DUF4270 family protein translates to MVILPGSLNLTVHRLLKDILDKSSYWSGNATEYEVVNIGKTKFVPRPYTTDLLKIKLSDQIGKQVFDLAKENLLSSNTDWINIVKGLVIIPGKTDNGAILGFKIGGDSCSVQLHYHTPLVSGYQKDSAIFKVTASYNQIQGNYAGSQLAKMPANKHIALPSAQSGNLAFLQAGMGNMIRVDLPFLKHYKSLKNTAVNRAYLRIRPFRPSVTNALRVPQALYVYRCDKNNQFYVSGDGTPLPLYYLAAASQATGVSSRYIYDYVANDEYYLLDLTAYATEMIASETDDVGGLIIRSGPFSSSSSYRDADTEFSKSVDRLVVANQHHSQPGVKLEFYYTYIKQ
- a CDS encoding DUF4907 domain-containing protein; amino-acid sequence: MKKKNFIDLAISIFALTAIYALFSQNEDKSHIMSPSQFSTEAFETDRGWGYRIRQDTTTVIEQRSVLHIAGNQGFQTKQQALVTAQLVKHKLDHGIFPPVLSRQELDSLGIRNQ
- a CDS encoding Kelch repeat-containing protein — protein: MFSTLRKISLTLLAASMAFTLPSCENDDVDLQGNWFRKGLPSFGGSIRTNAVSFVIGDIGYIGTGYTNETVARVKDFWAYNTKTKIWSQVADFPGTGRNNATAFVLKGKGYVGTGYDYILTDNNGYKKDFYQYDPVGNKWSKKADFAGGTRQFSTSFVVNDRAFVGLGYNGTNTFQDFYEYDPTGDKWVEMATFIGGKRTGAITFTIDNTAYVGFGRSNSGTQSKDFYSFDPSGGDGKGAWTRIEFEDDFDEDDFPARAFGLAMVINSKAYIVGGEGRSDVWEYDARTNDWTERASFPGSARGYAGGFVVGSIGYFGTGSSNGTGGGTDDFWGFDPTQETDDDDDI
- a CDS encoding TerC family protein, whose product is MEFEIIVSLLSLVALEAVLGIDNVIFISIIAAKLPADQQKKARQYGLILAGVMRIGLLLLISLIMKLDKDLFVVFGEGFSGKELVLLAGGLFLLYKSATEIYHKMEGEEGDQSKQIKASSFGQVLTQILIMDMVFSIDSIITAIGMVKEVWVMYVAVIATVILMLVAAETISNFVNRHPAFKMLALSFLLLIGFSLVSEGFGLEIPKGYIYFSMAFSLLVDVFQMRMNKSKNAPVKTHEHYQQGEDRLLP
- a CDS encoding protein-tyrosine-phosphatase; this encodes MTLISTAATMPTSDPEEKKALNPKLSAYIDTIKEDFSKIPQDRVEALDKIAAFIQNQVKASQPVQLTYICTHNSRRSHFGQIWGATAAAYYNIPHVKTYSGGTEASAFNERAVAACERAGFDITKTSEGKNPVYAVSYGAGTEPLKAFSKKYDDASNPQSNFCAVMTCSQADEACPVVKGATARVAVPYNDPKAFDGTAQETAKYDERCKQIATETLYVFSKVKI
- a CDS encoding DUF4270 domain-containing protein, whose product is MILCLHLLLTSCQWGDDIQALEQPNLDDYSVQFSDTLTVQLSTVGSDSLMTGGPSRMLFGNYTDPYFGTVQCARPVFSSPQQTEE
- a CDS encoding DUF2490 domain-containing protein; translated protein: MYKFFLTGLLYVIIPVTALSQANYRAGTLSQINVNVKIAETWKLNTKLETRQIFSSKKPEVLASHRFDYERTDLNFILTKKVSADNTVGGGYLVRLEDGRFTHRFIQQFNHVKNLEVLSVAHRIVADETFSPDNAAEFRLRYRLGLELPLNGQQVDPKEFYGKANNEYLGIFSDSDPDLEIRGLLALGYNASDNNKIELGLEYRVNEFNAPVKAHQYWLTIAWFVSI